In Haliotis asinina isolate JCU_RB_2024 chromosome 16, JCU_Hal_asi_v2, whole genome shotgun sequence, the following are encoded in one genomic region:
- the LOC137268819 gene encoding uncharacterized protein isoform X1, producing the protein MLSVLLWTSHTMITDRHREELRVKGYTVVDNILTNEESDKYREMYCDWPAKFNGAWPPTTRSLIQRYKVGHIEPTWTVRLKAKKVFEEIWGTEKLLSSMDSIAIGRPPEDGEEDFLSPGQHWLHLDQDPEREGLHAYQGAVYLETVDEDDWAFEVIEGSHEHFDRYYVECDQAIMNRKENPKWRLKRLTDEDVDYFTKERGLKKKTVPVPKGGVILWDSRLIHANSRPKEGRKNPGRWRFAVFVCMTPAKWADEESLETKRKVYDKMLMTGHWSSNGIHIFSEELPPDAAKDPHPLTEHPPSARTKEAKQLAGVLPYDSSDDDDDVMAAPKFRLEFMED; encoded by the coding sequence GTCACACACTATGATAACGGATCGACATAGAGAGGAACTGAGGGTGAAAGGTTATACAGTTGTAGACAACATTCTAACCAATGAGGAGTCGGATAAATACCGAGAAATGTATTGTGATTGGCCGGCAAAATTCAATGGCGCTTGGCCCCCTACGACCAGGTCATTAATTCAGAGATACAAAGTTGGTCATATAGAACCGACCTGGACCGTGAGGCTAAAAGCCAAGAAGGTCTTTGAGGAAATATGGGGTACGGAGAAGCTTTTGAGTAGCATGGATTCCATAGCTATTGGGCGTCCCCCCGAAGATGGGGAGGAGGACTTCCTGTCTCCAGGACAACACTGGCTCCACCTCGACCAAGACCCAGAACGAGAAGGTCTTCATGCTTACCAAGGAGCTGTGTATCTTGAAACCGTCGATGAGGACGACTGGGCGTTCGAAGTGATTGAAGGCTCTCACGAGCATTTTGATCGGTACTATGTTGAATGTGACCAAGCTATCATGAATAGGAAAGAAAATCCAAAATGGCGCCTCAAGCGCTTAACTGACGAAGACGTCGATTACTTTACTAAAGAACGCGGGCTTAAGAAGAAAACAGTTCCTGTTCCTAAGGGGGGTGTGATTCTGTGGGACTCTCGTCTCATCCATGCCAACTCCAGGCCAAAAGAGGGAAGAAAGAATCCCGGCCGATGGCGCTTTGCGGTGTTTGTCTGCATGACACCGGCCAAATGGGCAGATGAAGAATCCCTGGAAACGAAACGGAAGGTATACGATAAAATGCTTATGACAGGTCATTGGTCAAGCAATGGTATACACATCTTCAGCGAAGAACTACCTCCAGATGCTGCTAAAGACCCACACCCACTGACAGAACACCCACCATCGGCTAGGACCAAAGAAGCAAAGCAACTGGCAGGGGTCCTTCCCTATGATTCAtcagatgatgatgacgatgtgaTGGCTGCTCCTAAATTTCGACTGGAATTCATGGAAGACTAA
- the LOC137268819 gene encoding uncharacterized protein isoform X2 yields the protein MITDRHREELRVKGYTVVDNILTNEESDKYREMYCDWPAKFNGAWPPTTRSLIQRYKVGHIEPTWTVRLKAKKVFEEIWGTEKLLSSMDSIAIGRPPEDGEEDFLSPGQHWLHLDQDPEREGLHAYQGAVYLETVDEDDWAFEVIEGSHEHFDRYYVECDQAIMNRKENPKWRLKRLTDEDVDYFTKERGLKKKTVPVPKGGVILWDSRLIHANSRPKEGRKNPGRWRFAVFVCMTPAKWADEESLETKRKVYDKMLMTGHWSSNGIHIFSEELPPDAAKDPHPLTEHPPSARTKEAKQLAGVLPYDSSDDDDDVMAAPKFRLEFMED from the coding sequence ATGATAACGGATCGACATAGAGAGGAACTGAGGGTGAAAGGTTATACAGTTGTAGACAACATTCTAACCAATGAGGAGTCGGATAAATACCGAGAAATGTATTGTGATTGGCCGGCAAAATTCAATGGCGCTTGGCCCCCTACGACCAGGTCATTAATTCAGAGATACAAAGTTGGTCATATAGAACCGACCTGGACCGTGAGGCTAAAAGCCAAGAAGGTCTTTGAGGAAATATGGGGTACGGAGAAGCTTTTGAGTAGCATGGATTCCATAGCTATTGGGCGTCCCCCCGAAGATGGGGAGGAGGACTTCCTGTCTCCAGGACAACACTGGCTCCACCTCGACCAAGACCCAGAACGAGAAGGTCTTCATGCTTACCAAGGAGCTGTGTATCTTGAAACCGTCGATGAGGACGACTGGGCGTTCGAAGTGATTGAAGGCTCTCACGAGCATTTTGATCGGTACTATGTTGAATGTGACCAAGCTATCATGAATAGGAAAGAAAATCCAAAATGGCGCCTCAAGCGCTTAACTGACGAAGACGTCGATTACTTTACTAAAGAACGCGGGCTTAAGAAGAAAACAGTTCCTGTTCCTAAGGGGGGTGTGATTCTGTGGGACTCTCGTCTCATCCATGCCAACTCCAGGCCAAAAGAGGGAAGAAAGAATCCCGGCCGATGGCGCTTTGCGGTGTTTGTCTGCATGACACCGGCCAAATGGGCAGATGAAGAATCCCTGGAAACGAAACGGAAGGTATACGATAAAATGCTTATGACAGGTCATTGGTCAAGCAATGGTATACACATCTTCAGCGAAGAACTACCTCCAGATGCTGCTAAAGACCCACACCCACTGACAGAACACCCACCATCGGCTAGGACCAAAGAAGCAAAGCAACTGGCAGGGGTCCTTCCCTATGATTCAtcagatgatgatgacgatgtgaTGGCTGCTCCTAAATTTCGACTGGAATTCATGGAAGACTAA